The Salvelinus fontinalis isolate EN_2023a chromosome 31, ASM2944872v1, whole genome shotgun sequence genome has a window encoding:
- the usp19 gene encoding ubiquitin carboxyl-terminal hydrolase 19 isoform X4 has product MASSTESGRRNGGQRSTDASTSKKKQKDRANQESREAKRAAAAAGDNAEHKKDVFVDWKQNANEVTVRLRCGEGVQSVEDVTTTFTDTDCQACFPDGRQWDCHLYEEIEGSCSKVQYKEKCGFLLLVMHKKIPFHSWPSLKQTKKEKEPVNVQAKNGKEQKPPPVVKPEKSVPETADKPKLSTQPPAQSEQRHGKVERGVKRTMKNKPAADRPESGVKAAEEGQTKPLSKGDLPQEPSAKRTVRPPKASKDPTSQTPRDTHPKSTANGKPHTPTPTDRDPQTYTAGDNRAERLGNGHECTTHEIAVSHTKQEMKVQLEKAPESDFKARAGEERTPSATVSSAVSSHKAENSTNGTERQGEAERTESSTVLRKSKDEADQATLTPTQQSGSGEPVTATPSKQAEFTSSTEEEKKDQSKEEPLEIKQLEEAVPEPMVNLNFVKNDSYEKGTDLMVVNVYMKSICRETARVIFREQDFTLLFQTSDAIFLRLHADCGVNTVFKWQVKLRNLIQPEQSTYSFTPSRIDITLKKRHSQRWGGLEAPATQVGGAKVAVPSGPSSQTSQPGSSQHSLPAKEEPPRAEDGGLDNVSARTVSDHAPIKQEPAVTPKPTCMVQPMTHAPPAGSERSVEEEEEKVCVPGFTGLVNLGNTCFMNSVIQSLSNTRELRDYFHDRAFETEINCNNPLGTGGRLAIGFAVLLRALWKGTHHAFQPSKLKAIVASKASQFTGYAQHDAQEFMAFLLDGLHEDLNRIQNKPYTETVDSDGRLDEVGEIEVVAEEAWQRHKMRNDSFIVDLFQGQYKSKLVCPMCSKVSITFDPFLYLPVPLPQKQKVLTVFYFAKEPHKKPIKFLVSVSKENSSTAEVLESISRSVRIKAENLRLAEVVKSRFHRIFLPSHSLDTVSSSDMLFCFEVLSKELAKERVVVLRVQQRPQVPSIPISKCAACLKPPLSEEEKLKRCTRCYRVGYCNQACQKNHWSNHKSLCHPNMENVGLPFLVSVPESRLTYARLSQLLEGYSRYSVNVFQPPFQSGRTSPEGTQCRADLPPPAETPDGVRPGDEARGGGAGDSDQESPFLVPESPLETAQASAHPAGDPDALSTRTTDSGFSEPSSCSQDPQGEKETSYEKAVRPEGKAAVTGYQQPSESASSHASQFYISILDSNSREQKLEEKEEAVLDLPDESTLALVWKNNERLKEYVLVRSKELDFKEDPGSVSETARAGHFTLEQCLNLFTRPEVLAPEEAWYCPKCQQHREASKQLLLWRLPNVLIIQLKRFSFRSFIWRDKINDMVDFPVRNLDLSKFCIGQKDDMQQPPIYDLYAVINHYGGMIGGHYTAYARLPSAQNSQRSDVGWRLFDDSTVTTVEENQVVTRYAYVLFYRRRNSPVERPPRFLGPLGVESPTAAGATASQASLIWQELEEEEEGLEEGPRGLFRTSLGRRAARRREEGVEGQVRRRRQRISDYSDDDCVRYLVLGTLAALLALFLDLIYPLLY; this is encoded by the exons ATGGCCAGCAGCACTGAATCAGGCCGGCGGAATGGGGGTCAGCGCAGCACCGATGCCAGCACCAGCAAGAAGAAGCAGAAGGACAGGGCCAACCAAGAGAGCAGGGAGGCAAagcgagcagcagcagcagcaggggaCAATGCAGAGCACAAGAAAG ATGTGTTTGTGGACTGGAAGCAGAATGCGAATGAGGTGACAGTGAGGCTGCGCTGTGGAGAGGGGGTTCAGAGTGTGGAGGACGTCACCACTACCTTCACTGACACAGACTGTCAGGCCTGCTTCCCAG ATGGGCGCCAGTGGGACTGTCACCTGTATGAGGAGATTGAGGGCTCCTGCAGCAAAGTGCAGTACAAAGAGAAGTGCGGCTTCCTGCTTTTGGTCATGCACAAGAAGATCCCCTTTCACTCCTGGCCCTCCCTTAAG CAAACTAAAAAGGAGAAGGAGCCTGTGAATGTACAGGCCAAGAACGGCAAAGAGCAGAAACCGCCGCCTGTGGTAAAGCCTGAGAAATCTGTCCCAGAGACGGCAGACAAGCCCAAACTGTCCACCCAGCCGCCTGCACAGAGTGAACAGAGACATGGCAAAGTTGAGCGAGGTGTCAAACGCACCATGAAGAACAAACCAGCAGCAGACAGACCAGAATCTGGGGTGAAGGCTGCAGAAGAGGGGCAGACCAAACCTCTCAGTAAAGGGGACCTGCCTCAGGAGCCTAGTGCCAAGCGCACTGTCCGTCCCCCCAAGGCCTCCAAGGACCCTACTTCACAGACACCCAGGGATACACACCCCAAGTCCACAGCCAATGGGAAACCGCACACCCCTACTCCCACTGACCGGGACCCCCAGACGTATACAGCTGGTGACAATCGTGCTGAGAGGCTAGGCAACGGTCATGAGTGTACAACACACGAGATAGCCGTCAGCCACACAAAGCAGGAGATGAAAGTTCAG CTGgagaaggccccagagtctgattTCAAGGCTCGGGCAGGAGAGGAACGCACACCGTCAGCCACTGTGTCCAGTGCTGTGAGCAGCCACAAGGCTGAAAACTCCACAAACGGAACAGAGCGGCAAGGGGAGGCTGAGAGGACCGAGTCCTCTACGGTATTGAGGAAGTCCAAGGATGAGGCTGACCAGGCCACTCTAACACCAACCCAGCAGTCAGGATCAGGGGAGCCTGTGACTGCAACACCAAGCAAGCAGGCTGAGTTCACCAGCAgtacagaggaggagaagaaggaccaGTCTAAAGAGGAACCTCTGGAGATTAAGCAGCTGGAGGAAG CAGTTCCAGAGCCAATGGTGAACCTCAATTTTGTGAAGAACGACTCGTACGAGAAAGGCACAGACCTAATGGTGGTCAACGTTTACATGAAGAGCATCTGCAGAGAGACGGCCAGGGTGATCTTCAGGGAACAGGACTTCACCCTCCTCTTCCAGACCAG CGATGCAATTTTCTTGCGCCTTCATGCGGACTGTGGAGTGAATACAGTTTTTAAGTGGCAAGTCAAACTCAG GAACCTCATCCAGCCTGAGCAGTCTACGTACTCCTTCACCCCGTCCCGTATAGACATCACTCTGAAGAAGAGACACAGCCAGCGCTGGGGGGGCCTAGAAGCCCCCGCTACACAAG TGGGGGGCGCCAAGGTTGCTGTGCCCTCCGGGCCGTCATCTCAGACTAGTCAGCCGGGCAGCAGCCAGCACAGCCTCCCTGCCAAGGAGGAGCCACCCCGGGCAGAAGACGGAGGCCTGGACAATGTGTCCGCCCGCACCGTCTCAGACCATGCCCCTATCAAACAGGAGCCTGCAGTCACG CCCAAGCCCACCTGTATGGTCCAGCCCATGACCCACGCGCCTCCTGCTGGCAGCGAGCGCAgtgttgaggaggaggaggagaaggtgtgTGTGCCAGGCTTCACAGGCCTGGTCAACCTGGGCAACACATGCTTCATGAACAGCGTCATCCAGTCTCTGTCCAACACCCGAGAACTCAGGGACTACTTTCATG ACCGGGCGTTTGAAACTGAGATCAACTGTAATAACCCATTGGGGACGGGTGGTCGGCTGGCCATCGGGTTCGCTGTGTTGCTGCGGGCTCTGTGGAAGGGTACCCACCATGCTTTCCAGCCCTCCAAGTTAAAG GCGATCGTGGCCAGTAAGGCCAGCCAGTTCACAGGCTATGCCCAGCACGATGCCCAAGAGTTCATGGCCTTCCTCCTGGATGGTCTCCATGAGGACCTGAACCGCATCCAGAACAAGCCCTACACAGAGACGGTGGACTCAGACGGACGGCTGGACGAGGTGGGTGAAATAGAG GTGGTGGCGGAGGAGGCGTGGCAGAGGCACAAGATGAGGAACGACTCGTTCATCGTGGACCTCTTCCAGGGCCAGTACAAGTCCAAGCTTGTCTGCCCTATGTGCTCCAAG GTTTCCATAACCTTTGACCCCTTCCTCTACCTGCCCGTGCCCTTGCCCCAGAAGCAGAAGGTCCTCACCGTGTTCTACTTTGCTAAAGAGCCTCACAAGAAACCCATCAAG TTTCTGGTGAGTGTGAGTAAAGAGAACTCGAGCACAGCCGAGGTCCTGGAGTCAATCTCTCGGAGTGTGAGGATCAAGGCAGAGAACCTGAGACTGGCAGAGGTGGTGAAGAGTCGCTTCCACAGGATTTTCCTCCCCTCCCACTCCCTGGACACGGTCTCCTCCTCAGACATGCTCTTCTGCTTCGAGGTGCTGTCTAAAGAGCTGGCCAaggagagggtggtggtgctCAGAGTCCAGCAG AGGCCTCAGGTCCCCAGTATCCCCATCTCGAAGTGTGCTGCCTGCCTGAAGCCTCCCCTCTCAGAGGAGGAGAAGCTGAAGCGCTGCACCCGCTGCTACCGCGTGGGCTACTGCAATCA GGCTTGCCAGAAAAATCACTGGTCCAACCACAAGAGTCTGTGTCACCCCAACATGGAGAACGTGGGGCTTCCTTTCCTGGTCAGCGTCCCTGAGTCCAGACTCACCTACGCTCGTCTGTCCCAGCTGCTGGAAGGATACTCAAG GTATTCAGTGAACGTGTTCCAGCCTCCCTTCCAGTCTGGCAGAACGTCCCCAGAGGGCACCCAGTGCCGAGCTGACCTCCCCCCTCCAGCAGAGACCCCTGATGGTGTGAGGCCAGGGGATGAGGCTAGGGGCGGTGGGGCGGGAGACTCTGATCAGGAGAGCCCCTTTCTGGTCCCTGAGTCTCCATTAGAAACAGCTCAGGCTTCAGCACACCCAGCCGGAGATCCAGACGCCCTCTCCACCCGCACCACAGACTCTGGCTTCTCTGAGCCCTCCTCCTGCTCCCAGGACccccagggagagaaggagacctCCTATGAGAAGGCTGTCAGGCCAGAAGGTAAAG CTGCAGTGACAGGCTACCAGCAACCATCAGAATCTGCATCCAGCCACGCTTCTCAGTTCTACATCTCCATCCTCGACTCCAACAGCAGGGAGCAGAAACTGGAGGAAAAGG AAGAGGCTGTTCTGGACCTCCCTGACGAATCCACCCTGGCACTAGTGTGGAAGAACAACGAGCGTCTCAAGGAGTATGTGCTGGTCCGGTCCAAGGAGCTGGACTTTAAGGAGGACCCTGGGTCGGTCAGTGAGACTGCCAGGGCTGGACACTTCACCCTGGAGCAGTGCCTTAACCTCTTCACTAGGCCTGAGGTGCTGGCACCAGAGGAGGCATG gtactGTCCAAAGTGCCAGCAGCACAGGGAAGCCTCCAAGCAGCTGCTGCTGTGGCGTCTGCCCAACGTCCTCATCATCCAGCTCAAGCGCTTCTCCTTCCGCAGCTTCATTTGGAGGGACAAGATCAACGACATGGTCGATTTCCCTGTCAG GAACCTGGACCTCAGTAAGTTCTGTATTGGTCAGAAGGATGACATGCAGCAGCCGCCAATCTATGACCTCTATGCTGTCATTAATCACTACGGAGGCATGATCGGAGGTCACTACACAGCCTACGCACGCCTGCCCAGTGCCCAGAACAGCCAGCGCAGTGATGTTG GCTGGCGTCTGTTTGATGACAGCACAGTGACAACAGTTGAGGAGAACCAGGTGGTGACACGCTACGCCTACGTGCTGTTCTACCGCCGCCGCAACTCCCCCGTGGAACGACCACCTCGCTTCCTAGGGCCCCTCGGGGTCGAGTCCCCCACCGCTGCAGGAGCCACCGCCAGCCAG GCCTCTCTAATATGGCAGGaactggaggaggaagaggagggtcttGAAGAGGGCCCCCGGGGCCTGTTCCGCACCAGCCTGGGGAGAAGAGCAgccaggaggagggaggagggggtggaggggcaGGTGCGACGGCGACGCCAAAGGATCTCAGATTATTCCGATGACGACTGCGTGCGATATTTGGTCCTGGGCACCTTGGCTGCTCTGCTAGCGTTGTTCCTGGACCTGATCTACCCCCTGCTCTACTGA
- the usp19 gene encoding ubiquitin carboxyl-terminal hydrolase 19 isoform X2, producing the protein MASSTESGRRNGGQRSTDASTSKKKQKDRANQESREAKRAAAAAGDNAEHKKDVFVDWKQNANEVTVRLRCGEGVQSVEDVTTTFTDTDCQACFPDGRQWDCHLYEEIEGSCSKVQYKEKCGFLLLVMHKKIPFHSWPSLKQTKKEKEPVNVQAKNGKEQKPPPVVKPEKSVPETADKPKLSTQPPAQSEQRHGKVERGVKRTMKNKPAADRPESGVKAAEEGQTKPLSKGDLPQEPSAKRTVRPPKASKDPTSQTPRDTHPKSTANGKPHTPTPTDRDPQTYTAGDNRAERLGNGHECTTHEIAVSHTKQEMKVQLEKAPESDFKARAGEERTPSATVSSAVSSHKAENSTNGTERQGEAERTESSTVLRKSKDEADQATLTPTQQSGSGEPVTATPSKQAEFTSSTEEEKKDQSKEEPLEIKQLEEVPEPMVNLNFVKNDSYEKGTDLMVVNVYMKSICRETARVIFREQDFTLLFQTSDAIFLRLHADCGVNTVFKWQVKLRNLIQPEQSTYSFTPSRIDITLKKRHSQRWGGLEAPATQGAVGGAKVAVPSGPSSQTSQPGSSQHSLPAKEEPPRAEDGGLDNVSARTVSDHAPIKQEPAVTPKPTCMVQPMTHAPPAGSERSVEEEEEKVCVPGFTGLVNLGNTCFMNSVIQSLSNTRELRDYFHDRAFETEINCNNPLGTGGRLAIGFAVLLRALWKGTHHAFQPSKLKAIVASKASQFTGYAQHDAQEFMAFLLDGLHEDLNRIQNKPYTETVDSDGRLDEVGEIEVVAEEAWQRHKMRNDSFIVDLFQGQYKSKLVCPMCSKVSITFDPFLYLPVPLPQKQKVLTVFYFAKEPHKKPIKFLVSVSKENSSTAEVLESISRSVRIKAENLRLAEVVKSRFHRIFLPSHSLDTVSSSDMLFCFEVLSKELAKERVVVLRVQQRPQVPSIPISKCAACLKPPLSEEEKLKRCTRCYRVGYCNQACQKNHWSNHKSLCHPNMENVGLPFLVSVPESRLTYARLSQLLEGYSRYSVNVFQPPFQSGRTSPEGTQCRADLPPPAETPDGVRPGDEARGGGAGDSDQESPFLVPESPLETAQASAHPAGDPDALSTRTTDSGFSEPSSCSQDPQGEKETSYEKAVRPEGKAAVTGYQQPSESASSHASQFYISILDSNSREQKLEEKEEAVLDLPDESTLALVWKNNERLKEYVLVRSKELDFKEDPGSVSETARAGHFTLEQCLNLFTRPEVLAPEEAWYCPKCQQHREASKQLLLWRLPNVLIIQLKRFSFRSFIWRDKINDMVDFPVRNLDLSKFCIGQKDDMQQPPIYDLYAVINHYGGMIGGHYTAYARLPSAQNSQRSDVGWRLFDDSTVTTVEENQVVTRYAYVLFYRRRNSPVERPPRFLGPLGVESPTAAGATASQASLIWQELEEEEEGLEEGPRGLFRTSLGRRAARRREEGVEGQVRRRRQRISDYSDDDCVRYLVLGTLAALLALFLDLIYPLLY; encoded by the exons ATGGCCAGCAGCACTGAATCAGGCCGGCGGAATGGGGGTCAGCGCAGCACCGATGCCAGCACCAGCAAGAAGAAGCAGAAGGACAGGGCCAACCAAGAGAGCAGGGAGGCAAagcgagcagcagcagcagcaggggaCAATGCAGAGCACAAGAAAG ATGTGTTTGTGGACTGGAAGCAGAATGCGAATGAGGTGACAGTGAGGCTGCGCTGTGGAGAGGGGGTTCAGAGTGTGGAGGACGTCACCACTACCTTCACTGACACAGACTGTCAGGCCTGCTTCCCAG ATGGGCGCCAGTGGGACTGTCACCTGTATGAGGAGATTGAGGGCTCCTGCAGCAAAGTGCAGTACAAAGAGAAGTGCGGCTTCCTGCTTTTGGTCATGCACAAGAAGATCCCCTTTCACTCCTGGCCCTCCCTTAAG CAAACTAAAAAGGAGAAGGAGCCTGTGAATGTACAGGCCAAGAACGGCAAAGAGCAGAAACCGCCGCCTGTGGTAAAGCCTGAGAAATCTGTCCCAGAGACGGCAGACAAGCCCAAACTGTCCACCCAGCCGCCTGCACAGAGTGAACAGAGACATGGCAAAGTTGAGCGAGGTGTCAAACGCACCATGAAGAACAAACCAGCAGCAGACAGACCAGAATCTGGGGTGAAGGCTGCAGAAGAGGGGCAGACCAAACCTCTCAGTAAAGGGGACCTGCCTCAGGAGCCTAGTGCCAAGCGCACTGTCCGTCCCCCCAAGGCCTCCAAGGACCCTACTTCACAGACACCCAGGGATACACACCCCAAGTCCACAGCCAATGGGAAACCGCACACCCCTACTCCCACTGACCGGGACCCCCAGACGTATACAGCTGGTGACAATCGTGCTGAGAGGCTAGGCAACGGTCATGAGTGTACAACACACGAGATAGCCGTCAGCCACACAAAGCAGGAGATGAAAGTTCAG CTGgagaaggccccagagtctgattTCAAGGCTCGGGCAGGAGAGGAACGCACACCGTCAGCCACTGTGTCCAGTGCTGTGAGCAGCCACAAGGCTGAAAACTCCACAAACGGAACAGAGCGGCAAGGGGAGGCTGAGAGGACCGAGTCCTCTACGGTATTGAGGAAGTCCAAGGATGAGGCTGACCAGGCCACTCTAACACCAACCCAGCAGTCAGGATCAGGGGAGCCTGTGACTGCAACACCAAGCAAGCAGGCTGAGTTCACCAGCAgtacagaggaggagaagaaggaccaGTCTAAAGAGGAACCTCTGGAGATTAAGCAGCTGGAGGAAG TTCCAGAGCCAATGGTGAACCTCAATTTTGTGAAGAACGACTCGTACGAGAAAGGCACAGACCTAATGGTGGTCAACGTTTACATGAAGAGCATCTGCAGAGAGACGGCCAGGGTGATCTTCAGGGAACAGGACTTCACCCTCCTCTTCCAGACCAG CGATGCAATTTTCTTGCGCCTTCATGCGGACTGTGGAGTGAATACAGTTTTTAAGTGGCAAGTCAAACTCAG GAACCTCATCCAGCCTGAGCAGTCTACGTACTCCTTCACCCCGTCCCGTATAGACATCACTCTGAAGAAGAGACACAGCCAGCGCTGGGGGGGCCTAGAAGCCCCCGCTACACAAG GTGCAGTGGGGGGCGCCAAGGTTGCTGTGCCCTCCGGGCCGTCATCTCAGACTAGTCAGCCGGGCAGCAGCCAGCACAGCCTCCCTGCCAAGGAGGAGCCACCCCGGGCAGAAGACGGAGGCCTGGACAATGTGTCCGCCCGCACCGTCTCAGACCATGCCCCTATCAAACAGGAGCCTGCAGTCACG CCCAAGCCCACCTGTATGGTCCAGCCCATGACCCACGCGCCTCCTGCTGGCAGCGAGCGCAgtgttgaggaggaggaggagaaggtgtgTGTGCCAGGCTTCACAGGCCTGGTCAACCTGGGCAACACATGCTTCATGAACAGCGTCATCCAGTCTCTGTCCAACACCCGAGAACTCAGGGACTACTTTCATG ACCGGGCGTTTGAAACTGAGATCAACTGTAATAACCCATTGGGGACGGGTGGTCGGCTGGCCATCGGGTTCGCTGTGTTGCTGCGGGCTCTGTGGAAGGGTACCCACCATGCTTTCCAGCCCTCCAAGTTAAAG GCGATCGTGGCCAGTAAGGCCAGCCAGTTCACAGGCTATGCCCAGCACGATGCCCAAGAGTTCATGGCCTTCCTCCTGGATGGTCTCCATGAGGACCTGAACCGCATCCAGAACAAGCCCTACACAGAGACGGTGGACTCAGACGGACGGCTGGACGAGGTGGGTGAAATAGAG GTGGTGGCGGAGGAGGCGTGGCAGAGGCACAAGATGAGGAACGACTCGTTCATCGTGGACCTCTTCCAGGGCCAGTACAAGTCCAAGCTTGTCTGCCCTATGTGCTCCAAG GTTTCCATAACCTTTGACCCCTTCCTCTACCTGCCCGTGCCCTTGCCCCAGAAGCAGAAGGTCCTCACCGTGTTCTACTTTGCTAAAGAGCCTCACAAGAAACCCATCAAG TTTCTGGTGAGTGTGAGTAAAGAGAACTCGAGCACAGCCGAGGTCCTGGAGTCAATCTCTCGGAGTGTGAGGATCAAGGCAGAGAACCTGAGACTGGCAGAGGTGGTGAAGAGTCGCTTCCACAGGATTTTCCTCCCCTCCCACTCCCTGGACACGGTCTCCTCCTCAGACATGCTCTTCTGCTTCGAGGTGCTGTCTAAAGAGCTGGCCAaggagagggtggtggtgctCAGAGTCCAGCAG AGGCCTCAGGTCCCCAGTATCCCCATCTCGAAGTGTGCTGCCTGCCTGAAGCCTCCCCTCTCAGAGGAGGAGAAGCTGAAGCGCTGCACCCGCTGCTACCGCGTGGGCTACTGCAATCA GGCTTGCCAGAAAAATCACTGGTCCAACCACAAGAGTCTGTGTCACCCCAACATGGAGAACGTGGGGCTTCCTTTCCTGGTCAGCGTCCCTGAGTCCAGACTCACCTACGCTCGTCTGTCCCAGCTGCTGGAAGGATACTCAAG GTATTCAGTGAACGTGTTCCAGCCTCCCTTCCAGTCTGGCAGAACGTCCCCAGAGGGCACCCAGTGCCGAGCTGACCTCCCCCCTCCAGCAGAGACCCCTGATGGTGTGAGGCCAGGGGATGAGGCTAGGGGCGGTGGGGCGGGAGACTCTGATCAGGAGAGCCCCTTTCTGGTCCCTGAGTCTCCATTAGAAACAGCTCAGGCTTCAGCACACCCAGCCGGAGATCCAGACGCCCTCTCCACCCGCACCACAGACTCTGGCTTCTCTGAGCCCTCCTCCTGCTCCCAGGACccccagggagagaaggagacctCCTATGAGAAGGCTGTCAGGCCAGAAGGTAAAG CTGCAGTGACAGGCTACCAGCAACCATCAGAATCTGCATCCAGCCACGCTTCTCAGTTCTACATCTCCATCCTCGACTCCAACAGCAGGGAGCAGAAACTGGAGGAAAAGG AAGAGGCTGTTCTGGACCTCCCTGACGAATCCACCCTGGCACTAGTGTGGAAGAACAACGAGCGTCTCAAGGAGTATGTGCTGGTCCGGTCCAAGGAGCTGGACTTTAAGGAGGACCCTGGGTCGGTCAGTGAGACTGCCAGGGCTGGACACTTCACCCTGGAGCAGTGCCTTAACCTCTTCACTAGGCCTGAGGTGCTGGCACCAGAGGAGGCATG gtactGTCCAAAGTGCCAGCAGCACAGGGAAGCCTCCAAGCAGCTGCTGCTGTGGCGTCTGCCCAACGTCCTCATCATCCAGCTCAAGCGCTTCTCCTTCCGCAGCTTCATTTGGAGGGACAAGATCAACGACATGGTCGATTTCCCTGTCAG GAACCTGGACCTCAGTAAGTTCTGTATTGGTCAGAAGGATGACATGCAGCAGCCGCCAATCTATGACCTCTATGCTGTCATTAATCACTACGGAGGCATGATCGGAGGTCACTACACAGCCTACGCACGCCTGCCCAGTGCCCAGAACAGCCAGCGCAGTGATGTTG GCTGGCGTCTGTTTGATGACAGCACAGTGACAACAGTTGAGGAGAACCAGGTGGTGACACGCTACGCCTACGTGCTGTTCTACCGCCGCCGCAACTCCCCCGTGGAACGACCACCTCGCTTCCTAGGGCCCCTCGGGGTCGAGTCCCCCACCGCTGCAGGAGCCACCGCCAGCCAG GCCTCTCTAATATGGCAGGaactggaggaggaagaggagggtcttGAAGAGGGCCCCCGGGGCCTGTTCCGCACCAGCCTGGGGAGAAGAGCAgccaggaggagggaggagggggtggaggggcaGGTGCGACGGCGACGCCAAAGGATCTCAGATTATTCCGATGACGACTGCGTGCGATATTTGGTCCTGGGCACCTTGGCTGCTCTGCTAGCGTTGTTCCTGGACCTGATCTACCCCCTGCTCTACTGA